The Haliaeetus albicilla chromosome 19, bHalAlb1.1, whole genome shotgun sequence genome has a segment encoding these proteins:
- the CSDC2 gene encoding cold shock domain-containing protein C2, whose translation MSSDPSAPPAVPPLHSPKSPVWPTFPFQREGSRIWERGNLLLRDLPSPLPTKRTRTYSATARASAGPIFKGVCKQFSRSQGHGFITPENGTEDIFVHVSDIEGEYVPVEGDEVTYKVCPIPPKNQKFQAVEVVLTNLAPHTKHETWSGQIIGS comes from the exons ATGTCGTCAGACCCCAGCGCCCCACCGGCGGTGCCACCCCTGCACTCCCCCAAGTCACCGGTGTGGCCCACCTTCCCCTTCCAGCGGGAGGGCAGCCGCATCTGGGAACGGGGCAACCTCCTGCTGCGGGACCTGCcaagccccctccccaccaagAGGACCAGGACCTACTCGGC GACAGCGCGTGCCTCCGCTGGCCCCATCTTCAAGGGTGTCTGCAAGCAGTTCTCTCGCTCCCAGGGCCACGGGTTCATCACCCCCGAGAACGGCACAGAGGACATTTTTGTCCATGTGTCTGA catCGAGGGGGAGTACGTCCCAGTGGAGGGGGACGAGGTGACGTACAAGGTCTGCCCCATCCCTCCCAAGAACCAGAAGTTCCAAGCAGTGGAGGTGGTCCTCACCAACCTGGCACCCCACACGAAGCACGAGACGTGGTCCGGCCAGATCATCGGCTCCTAG